Proteins encoded together in one Neobacillus sp. FSL H8-0543 window:
- a CDS encoding LacI family DNA-binding transcriptional regulator, which translates to MDYKPTIEDVARLANVSIATVSRVINNQGGVRKATEDRIVSAIGELGYIRSAVARSMKRKETNTIGIIVPDITNPFFPHVVAGIEQKAREKGYYTILSSTNESQKVEEEIVKIFIERGVDGVIITTANETGDHIKLLQDQGIPIVAVDRAIKNFEVDTVLVDNVNGSYQAVRHLILQGHDRIAIICGPQNTTPGHERYLGYKKALEEYNIPLDPNLVFQGDFRETSGYKGALNLFYSENRPTAIFSSNNQMTIGCVKALNELDWKLGEEVSFIGFDDVEIATFIKPKLSVVSRPMTTIGEIAFQLVHERIHNKGNLPKRELLLTPELIIRESSQPNHIKI; encoded by the coding sequence ATGGACTATAAACCTACTATTGAGGATGTAGCAAGGCTTGCAAATGTTTCAATCGCAACTGTATCAAGGGTAATTAACAATCAAGGCGGCGTTAGAAAGGCAACAGAGGACCGGATTGTAAGCGCTATCGGTGAGCTTGGTTATATCCGCAGTGCTGTAGCACGAAGTATGAAGCGAAAAGAAACAAACACGATTGGCATTATTGTGCCCGATATAACAAATCCATTTTTTCCGCATGTAGTTGCTGGCATAGAGCAGAAAGCTCGGGAAAAGGGCTATTATACGATTCTCAGCAGCACGAATGAATCGCAAAAGGTTGAAGAAGAAATTGTGAAAATCTTCATTGAACGCGGAGTAGATGGCGTGATTATTACAACAGCAAATGAAACCGGAGACCATATTAAACTTTTGCAGGATCAGGGTATTCCAATTGTTGCCGTTGACCGGGCAATTAAGAATTTTGAAGTGGACACAGTTTTAGTGGACAACGTAAATGGCTCTTATCAGGCTGTGCGACATTTAATATTACAGGGGCATGATAGAATTGCCATTATTTGTGGGCCACAGAACACTACACCAGGACATGAACGTTATTTAGGTTATAAGAAGGCGCTGGAGGAATACAATATTCCGCTTGACCCAAACTTAGTTTTTCAAGGGGATTTTAGAGAAACGAGTGGTTACAAAGGTGCATTGAACTTATTTTATTCGGAAAATAGACCTACTGCTATTTTTTCATCAAACAACCAGATGACGATTGGCTGCGTGAAGGCATTAAATGAGTTGGATTGGAAGTTAGGTGAAGAAGTCTCCTTCATCGGTTTTGATGATGTCGAAATTGCCACCTTTATTAAACCAAAATTGTCAGTGGTCTCACGGCCGATGACGACTATTGGCGAAATCGCCTTTCAGTTAGTGCACGAACGCATTCACAATAAAGGAAATCTTCCTAAAAGGGAGTTATTATTAACACCAGAGTTAATTATTCGCGAATCCAGTCAACCCAATCACATAAAAATCTAA
- a CDS encoding glycerol-3-phosphate acyltransferase, with protein sequence MILIYFIISYLIGNIMFGFLITKILYRKDIRLQGSGNVGARNAGRLYGKAAFILIFLGDALKGALVILAARYFQFSEAIQLIGLALAILGHVKPVTLKFRGGKGISTFIGGIIAFNPLVIPVIILGFSVLYPFLKSFTFAGLGAFLFIPAVLFFKSNDWISSIIEIGIIIMLYIAHADNIKERLKP encoded by the coding sequence GTGATTTTGATATATTTTATTATTTCCTATCTAATTGGAAATATTATGTTCGGCTTTCTTATCACGAAAATCCTTTATCGCAAGGATATTCGCCTTCAAGGGAGCGGAAACGTCGGAGCTCGAAATGCTGGCCGCCTTTACGGTAAAGCCGCATTCATATTAATTTTTCTCGGAGATGCCTTAAAAGGGGCACTTGTGATTCTAGCAGCGCGCTACTTTCAATTTTCTGAAGCCATTCAGCTAATTGGACTAGCCTTGGCCATCCTTGGTCATGTAAAGCCAGTCACACTAAAATTTAGGGGTGGGAAAGGGATTTCAACCTTTATCGGTGGAATCATTGCCTTCAATCCGTTGGTTATTCCCGTGATTATCCTCGGATTTAGTGTCCTCTACCCCTTTTTAAAAAGCTTTACTTTTGCAGGATTAGGAGCATTTCTCTTTATTCCCGCGGTTCTATTTTTTAAAAGCAATGATTGGATTAGTTCTATTATTGAAATCGGCATCATCATCATGCTTTATATAGCGCATGCAGATAATATCAAGGAAAGGCTGAAACCCTAA